A section of the Malania oleifera isolate guangnan ecotype guangnan chromosome 2, ASM2987363v1, whole genome shotgun sequence genome encodes:
- the LOC131147717 gene encoding transcription factor DIVARICATA-like, with amino-acid sequence MKLGMEILSPSFVSNPSYMLEESKSTKWTIAENKMFENALAVFDKDTPDRWHKVAAMVPGKTVGDVIRQYKVLEDDVSNIEAGLVPIPSYSASPFTLELVNNNGFEGLKHGYGPCGKRSSSTRPDQERKKGVPWTEDEHRLFLMGLKKYGKGDWRNISRNFVITRTPTQVASHAQKYFIRQLSGGKDKRRASIHDITTVNLPETRTSSPDNKRSSTSPEQPTALPQQPNSVAMPRTTSLQWNQPTSGAAIAFNPTHGNMFMSPPYGINSFELKMQGQNLHRGSVHQSYIEPQSMVFQLQSAQHYPHV; translated from the exons ATGAAGTTGGGGATGGAAATTCTCTCGCCCTCCTTTGTCTCAAACCCCAGCTACATGCTTGAAGAGAGCAAGAGCACAAAATGGACAATAGCAGAGAACAAAATGTTTGAGAATGCTCTTGCAGTGTTCGATAAGGACACGCCGGATCGGTGGCACAAGGTGGCGGCAATGGTGCCGGGGAAGACTGTGGGAGATGTGATCAGGCAGTACAAGGTATTGGAAGATGATGTTAGTAATATAGAAGCAGGGCTGGTGCCGATTCCTAGTTATAGTGCTTCCCCCTTCACATTAGAGCTTGTGAACAATAATGGCTTTGAGGGTTTAAAACATGGCTATGGACCTTGTGGGAAGAGGTCTTCTTCAACAAGGCCTGATCAGGAAAGGAAGAAAGGAGTTCCATGGACAGAAGATGAGCATAG GCTGTTTCTGATGGGTCTGAAGAAATATGGCAAAGGAGACTGGAGAAACATCTCTCGCAACTTTGTGATCACGAGAACGCCAACTCAAGTGGCTAGCCATGCACAGAAGTACTTCATCCGGCAGCTTTCAGGAGGGAAGGATAAGAGGAGAGCCAGCATCCACGATATCACCACGGTCAATCTCCCCGAAACTCGAACTAGTTCCCCAGACAATAAAAGATCTAGCACTTCACCGGAGCAGCCCACTGCGCTTCCTCAACAGCCAAATTCAGTTGCCATGCCCAGGACTACTTCGCTTCAGTGGAATCAGCCCACCAGTGGAGCTGCCATCGCTTTCAACCCGACACATGGAAATATGTTCATGTCTCCCCCATATGGGATAAACTCATTTGAACTCAAAATGCAGGGGCAGAACCTGCACAGAGGTTCTGTTCATCAGTCTTACATAGAGCCTCAAAGCATGGTTTTCCAGTTGCAATCTGCACAGCATTACCCGCACGTATGA